A region of the Candidatus Thermoplasmatota archaeon genome:
CTCTGCGTATTGAAATAGGGCCCAGAGATGTGGAGAAAGGCGTTGTTACTGTGGCGACGAGAGACGGCTTAAAGAAGGAAATAGACAGAAACAATCTAAGGGAGATAGAAGCGGAGATGAACCTTTTTGATAGGAGGATTTTCGAACGGGCAAAAAGGTTTTTGAAAGAAAACATCCACACTTTTCATACGCTCGAGAAAAAGGATGGAATAATAGAGGTTCCGTGGTGCGGCAGGGAGAAATGCGGCCTCAGAATGGAAGAAAAAACCGAAATGAAATCTCTTGGTACCCCATTTCCGGAAAGAAAATGCGATGGAAAGTGCGTTGTATGCGGGGAGGAAGGAAAGTACTGGCTTCGCCTTGCTAAAAGTTACTGATTTCTTTTTTCAATTTCTTTATCGTTCCGGATGTTTTCAGTGTCCTAATAAAAAATTTATCATTTATTTTCAGGGAATTCAGAAGATTTATCACGTCGTCCTTTCTGGTATGTTTGCATCTCGCTATCCCGTACTTTTTTTCGTAAACGGTAAGCCATGGCACATCGTCATCTTCATACGCCTTCCGGTAGGAATTATTTATGGCATGGATTATCTCCGATCTTGATATCCCACCATTAACCGAAAACAATATATATCTCTGCCTTCCTGTTTTTTCCTTTACCATCCTCAGAGTTCCCCGAACTCTTCCTGCAGGTCGATAACCAGTTCACGGAGCATGTCCTCAAACAGTATATTCCTGTATTCCCTCGTTCCGGCCTGGGTATGCGCCCTAGCTATGAACTCGCTCCCCTCTTTCACGATTTCTACGCGACATAATTCTTCTTCTACCGTGACCATATTCTCACTGGTATATACGTTGTGTATTTATTATTTTTGTATTGTACCTGGGTTCCACAGGAAATGAAAAAAGAGTTAAATCAACCTGGATCAGAAATTTATCTTCAGCAATTCCAAGTCTAGCCGGTTCATCATTCTGCATGCCAATAGAAAACTTTTTATTCTCTCGTTTTCCCCTGCCCAAATTTTATTTACCCCAGCCACATTATTTTTTATGCAGTTGGCAGAAGTAAATTTGGACACAATTATTGAAAAATGGGAGCGATTTTTTTATGACTACTGTAAGGAGGAAATAGACCATGCAGCCCTGCTCTATCCAGAAAAAAAGAGTTTAATTTTGGATTATTGGGTTATAGATACTCACGATGCCGAGATGGCCGAATTCTTGATAGAAAAGCCTTACATATGTTTGTATGCGGCAGAGGCAGCCCTAAAAAGGATGGATATGCCCGTGGAACCGTCTCCAAAATTGCATTTCAGGGTAAAAAACCTGCCCGAGACACAAAAAATAGGAATAAGGGACCTGAGATCCCAGCATCTCGGCAAATTCATAGCTGCTGACGGGCTTGTAAAAAAAGTTACAGAGGTAAGGCCAAAACTGGAAGATGCTGCCTTTCAGTGCCTTAAATGTGGCGCGATAATACGTGTCCCCCAGAACGAAAACATATTGAAGGAGCCTCTGGAATGTTACGAAGATCAGGGCGGGTGCGGCAGGAGAACTTCCTTCCGATTACTGACCGAGGAGTCGAAATTTATTGATTCCCAGAAAATAGAGATACAGGAAAATCCCGAAGATTTGCGTGGCGGTGCCCAGCCCCTCCGCCTGACCGTCTATCTCGAAGATGATCTGGTGGGCAGTATTGTTCCTGGAGACAGGGTTACCGTCAATGGCGTAATGCGTGGGCAGCAGAGAAGGATGGGAAACATAAAACTCACGGAATTCGACAAGGTCATGGATGCAAGCACCGTAGAACAGAAAGAGCAGGCGTTTGAAGAAGTGCAGATAAGTGACGAGGATGAAAAAAAAATAATAGAGGTAAGTAAAGATCCCCTCATATACAATAAGATAAAGGAGTCAATCGCACCGACGATATACGGGCTCGATAGGGAAAAGGACTCGCTTGCATTGCAGTTATTCGGCGGCATGGCGAAACATATGCCAGACGGAACAAGGATAAGGGGGGATATCCACATACTCCTCGTGGGTGATCCTGGAACTGCGAAATGCGTGAGTGGGGATACGGAGATACTTCTAGCAGATGGCTCTTTATGCGATATAAAAAGCGTGGTGGATGATGAAGAATCCAAAAAATTAAGCGGATTCGTCGATGACGGGATGTATATAGAAACGAATCACGATTTAATTTCCCTTGGCTTAAACGGTAAAAATGTCGATTCAACTGGAAATTTGCTTTGGAAGCGTTTCGCTCCAGAAAAAATGTACCGCATCACGACGAGTTCTGGTAGAGAAATAAAAGTCACGCCAACGCATCCATTTTTTGTTTTCGGTGACAATGCTCGTGTAAAAAAAAGGAAGGCGGAAGATTTAAAGGAAGGGGAATTTATAGCAACGCCGAGAAAAATCGATATTTTTGGCGAGCCGCAGCCCATTGATATCAATTACACTAGGTCAAAAGCGAGAAATGCCGTGAGGCTGAATCTGCCCGACAAAACCACGCCGGAATTCTGGAGATTTATCGCATTATTTATCGCGGAAGAATACTTGCAATTAAAGAGGAAAGATGGTTATCAACTATCCACGGCTTTTTTCACCAATAACGACCCACAGCTACTAGACGAATTCTGCGTATTTGCAAAAAAAATTGGACTTAATCCATCGTATAGAGCAGCGCATAAAGGAAAATCGGCGCGAGATATTATTGTTCCAAGGATAGAATTTGGTACGTTCTTGAAAAATATAGGAACTGGCGGTCCATCAACCGCAAAGAGAATACCAGATCTCCTCTTCAAGTGTTCAAAAGAAGAAATATCCGCTTTCCTTTCAGCATTATTTGACTGCGAAGGAACCGTATCAAAAAAATCTAGAGGAATTGTGCTATCGTCAGCATCTAAGAAATTGCTATCCCAAGTAAAGCATCTGCTATTGAGATTTGGGATAAATTCGCAGGTTCATCCAACGTTATCTAGGGCAACTAATTCGCCTTGCCATCAAAAAACAAAATATTATCGCTTGTCGATAACTGGAGAGGATGCGATCAAATTCGACCACGAAATAGGATTCACTGTGGCTGAAAAAAAAGAAAGGCTTAAAGAATTATGCAACTCCTCCCTAGCCTACAATACGAATGTAGACATCATACCAAACATTTCCTCTTTATTGAAGGAGATAAGAAATAAATTAAGACTAAACCAATCTGAATGCGGAATTTTGAGGAGTTCTTATCAACATTACGAAAGAGGAGATAAAAATCCATCTAGGTCGGCATTAAGTAGAATAAGTCAGCAATTTGATTATCGCATGAATTGGCTCGCTGAAGCAAGAAAGCGGTTGACATCATCAAATAATTGGCATGATTTAAGATCGATAAGAAAATCTTTGCATTATTCACAGCGAAAAATCGCTGATTTATCTGGATTCAGCCAAACCCTGTTATCGCAATATGAAAATGGAAAAATAGGATGCACGAAAATTAAACCTAAGAAAAAATGTGTTGAGACGACAAAGAATAAAGTGATTGGAGCATTGTTAAAATGCATCGAAGAAACCAACGTTATCGATCTCATATCTGCACTAAAAACCGTAGCTAATGCGGATATTTTTTGGGATAGGATAAAAAAGATTGAGAATTTCGCACCTGAGGAAGAATTCGTATATGATATTCAAGTGCCCGGATATCATAATTTTATAGCGAATGACGTATACGTCCATAACAGTCAACTCCTTCGATATGTATCCCAATTGGCGCCTAGATCAATTTACACTTCTGGTAAGTCATCATCAGCCGCTGGATTGACGGCATCAGCTATAAGAAGTGACGAATTCGGGGAAGGCAGGTGGACTCTGGAAGCTGGAGCACTTGTACTGGCAGACCTGGGTGTTGCCTGCGTCGATGAACTAGACAAGATGGATGCAAGAGATAGAGATGCGCTTCACCAGGCGATGGAACAGCAGGAAATTTCCATTGCAAAGGCAGGTATAAATGCTACATTAAAGTCAAGATGTTCTTTACTGGGCGCTGCAAACCCCAAATTTGGACGTTTTGATGAGTTTGCCTCGATTTCAGACCAGATAAATATGCCGCCAGCCCTTCTTTCCAGATTTGATTTGATATTTCCTGTCACGGACAGGCCGGACAGAGGGAGGGATACCAGCCTAGCTAGCCATATACTGGGGGTTCATCTAGCCGGGGAAAAAATGGAACATGAGGAACATATGGGAAAGGAGTATCCCGACGGATTGGAAAGTATAAAGCCTTCCATCGACCCAGAATTTTTTAGGAAATATATAGCATATGCAAAGAGAAACGTGTTTCCCGTAATGTCTGAAGAGGCAGTTGAAAAACTGAGGGACTATTATGTCGAAATAAGATCGGCAGCAAGAGATTCCGTGCCTTTCACACCCCGACAGCTGGAAGCTTTTGTCCGCATAGCAGAGGCATCTGCACGTATCCGCCTATCAGACGTTGTAACAGTGGAGGATGCACAGAGGGCGATTGGCATTGTGGACTACTATCTGGAAAAAGTCGGAGTTGACCGTGAAACGGGAGACCTGGATATAGATATTATAACGACGGGAATTTCTCATAGCCAGAAAGACAAAATGAAAATAATAACCATGATAATAAAAAACATATGTAAAGAAGAAGAATGTGCCACTCTGGAAGCAATAAAATCGAGGGGTATGGAGGAAGGACTTGATGAAAAAACTGTGGAAAATATGATGAGTAAAATGATAAGGGGGGGGATAGTATTTGAGCCAAAAAGAGGAAGATACAGACTCACCAATGAATAAAATGTGTATAAAAACATATGCAGTTGGAAATGAAATACTGGTGGCTGCATGTGACGCAGAATTACTTGGAAAAACACTGAAAGGCGGAGGCATCACCTTCAAAGTATCAAAGGATTTTTATGGCGATATATACGGTGACAAAAAAACGCTCGAGGAACACCTTCAAAGGGCTACAATAGCAAATTTAGTTGGCAGGAGATGTGTTGGATGCGGAATAAAGATGGGGCTTATATTGAAGGAAAATGTTTTAAACATAGGCGATATTCCTCATGCACAGTTTGCACTGATGATATAAAATGTTTTGTGTGGAATGTGGTAAAGAAACGGATGAA
Encoded here:
- a CDS encoding Rpp14/Pop5 family protein; this encodes MVKEKTGRQRYILFSVNGGISRSEIIHAINNSYRKAYEDDDVPWLTVYEKKYGIARCKHTRKDDVINLLNSLKINDKFFIRTLKTSGTIKKLKKEISNF
- a CDS encoding LAGLIDADG family homing endonuclease, with translation MQLAEVNLDTIIEKWERFFYDYCKEEIDHAALLYPEKKSLILDYWVIDTHDAEMAEFLIEKPYICLYAAEAALKRMDMPVEPSPKLHFRVKNLPETQKIGIRDLRSQHLGKFIAADGLVKKVTEVRPKLEDAAFQCLKCGAIIRVPQNENILKEPLECYEDQGGCGRRTSFRLLTEESKFIDSQKIEIQENPEDLRGGAQPLRLTVYLEDDLVGSIVPGDRVTVNGVMRGQQRRMGNIKLTEFDKVMDASTVEQKEQAFEEVQISDEDEKKIIEVSKDPLIYNKIKESIAPTIYGLDREKDSLALQLFGGMAKHMPDGTRIRGDIHILLVGDPGTAKCVSGDTEILLADGSLCDIKSVVDDEESKKLSGFVDDGMYIETNHDLISLGLNGKNVDSTGNLLWKRFAPEKMYRITTSSGREIKVTPTHPFFVFGDNARVKKRKAEDLKEGEFIATPRKIDIFGEPQPIDINYTRSKARNAVRLNLPDKTTPEFWRFIALFIAEEYLQLKRKDGYQLSTAFFTNNDPQLLDEFCVFAKKIGLNPSYRAAHKGKSARDIIVPRIEFGTFLKNIGTGGPSTAKRIPDLLFKCSKEEISAFLSALFDCEGTVSKKSRGIVLSSASKKLLSQVKHLLLRFGINSQVHPTLSRATNSPCHQKTKYYRLSITGEDAIKFDHEIGFTVAEKKERLKELCNSSLAYNTNVDIIPNISSLLKEIRNKLRLNQSECGILRSSYQHYERGDKNPSRSALSRISQQFDYRMNWLAEARKRLTSSNNWHDLRSIRKSLHYSQRKIADLSGFSQTLLSQYENGKIGCTKIKPKKKCVETTKNKVIGALLKCIEETNVIDLISALKTVANADIFWDRIKKIENFAPEEEFVYDIQVPGYHNFIANDVYVHNSQLLRYVSQLAPRSIYTSGKSSSAAGLTASAIRSDEFGEGRWTLEAGALVLADLGVACVDELDKMDARDRDALHQAMEQQEISIAKAGINATLKSRCSLLGAANPKFGRFDEFASISDQINMPPALLSRFDLIFPVTDRPDRGRDTSLASHILGVHLAGEKMEHEEHMGKEYPDGLESIKPSIDPEFFRKYIAYAKRNVFPVMSEEAVEKLRDYYVEIRSAARDSVPFTPRQLEAFVRIAEASARIRLSDVVTVEDAQRAIGIVDYYLEKVGVDRETGDLDIDIITTGISHSQKDKMKIITMIIKNICKEEECATLEAIKSRGMEEGLDEKTVENMMSKMIRGGIVFEPKRGRYRLTNE
- a CDS encoding DUF424 family protein; this encodes MNKMCIKTYAVGNEILVAACDAELLGKTLKGGGITFKVSKDFYGDIYGDKKTLEEHLQRATIANLVGRRCVGCGIKMGLILKENVLNIGDIPHAQFALMI